A genomic region of Sulfuricurvum sp. IAE1 contains the following coding sequences:
- a CDS encoding alpha/beta hydrolase, whose protein sequence is MKKVLILHGWHGSDLPHWQGWLAQELAVENCIVAFPQFSDNLRPDKEAWVREALDALDDLRPDVVVCHSLANILWFHLCSRRNFRVKKLLLCAPPRDLGEYPEVATFFPAPLPESLRTEEALMVVSDNDPYMSLRESESLAESLGVALHVLHDAGHINTAAGFGPWPWVKEWVLS, encoded by the coding sequence GTGAAAAAGGTTCTGATCCTTCACGGATGGCACGGCAGCGACCTGCCCCACTGGCAGGGATGGCTCGCGCAGGAGCTGGCGGTGGAAAACTGCATCGTGGCGTTTCCGCAGTTCAGCGACAACCTCCGTCCCGACAAGGAGGCATGGGTACGCGAAGCGCTTGACGCGCTGGATGATCTCCGTCCGGATGTCGTCGTCTGCCATTCGCTGGCCAATATTCTGTGGTTTCATCTGTGTTCGCGCCGTAATTTTCGGGTCAAGAAACTCCTTCTGTGCGCTCCGCCGCGCGATCTGGGAGAATACCCCGAAGTCGCGACGTTTTTTCCCGCACCGCTCCCGGAGTCTCTCCGTACCGAAGAAGCACTGATGGTCGTTTCGGATAATGATCCCTATATGAGCCTGCGCGAATCCGAGTCGCTTGCCGAATCGCTCGGCGTGGCGCTGCATGTCCTTCACGATGCGGGCCACATTAATACTGCTGCAGGATTCGGTCCCTGGCCGTGGGTTAAAGAGTGGGTCCTCTCATGA
- the tsaD gene encoding tRNA (adenosine(37)-N6)-threonylcarbamoyltransferase complex transferase subunit TsaD has translation MILSIESSCDDSSIAITEIATKKLIYHKKISQELEHSRYGGVVPELASRLHAQALPAILEECSPWLSQLKAVAVTNAPGLAVTLIEGVSMAKALSLALNIPVIPVNHLKGHIYSLFIEKESVFPLTVLLVSGGHTQLIEVASLHSMKTVATTMDDSYGESFDKVAKMMGLGYPGGPIIERLASQGDPERHAFTIPLWQSPQIAFSYSGLKNQVRLAVEAADKEDYPHIAAAFQKTATAHLTQKLKKYFKTNPPARFAVVGGASANRYLRGELEKILAPYKAEMLAADLSFCSDNAAMIGRIAVEHYLGGEWTDYRSLSVSPRTNL, from the coding sequence ATGATCCTGAGCATCGAAAGCAGCTGTGACGACAGTTCGATCGCGATTACCGAGATCGCGACCAAAAAGCTGATCTACCATAAGAAAATATCACAGGAACTCGAGCACTCGCGATACGGGGGTGTTGTCCCCGAACTCGCCAGCCGCCTGCATGCCCAGGCGCTTCCGGCAATTTTGGAAGAGTGCTCGCCGTGGCTTTCGCAACTCAAGGCGGTTGCGGTCACCAACGCTCCCGGACTGGCTGTTACCCTGATCGAAGGGGTGAGTATGGCCAAGGCGTTGAGCCTGGCGCTGAACATCCCCGTGATTCCTGTCAACCACCTCAAGGGGCATATCTATTCCCTGTTTATTGAAAAAGAGAGTGTTTTCCCTCTCACCGTGTTGCTGGTCTCGGGAGGTCATACGCAGCTCATCGAGGTCGCATCGCTCCATTCGATGAAAACGGTGGCGACGACGATGGACGACAGCTACGGGGAAAGCTTTGACAAAGTGGCTAAAATGATGGGACTCGGGTACCCCGGGGGACCGATCATCGAGCGGCTGGCATCTCAGGGTGATCCGGAGCGCCATGCTTTTACCATTCCGCTTTGGCAGTCTCCGCAGATCGCATTCAGCTATTCGGGGCTCAAAAACCAGGTGCGCCTTGCGGTAGAGGCGGCGGACAAAGAAGACTATCCCCACATTGCCGCCGCGTTTCAAAAGACAGCCACCGCGCATCTGACCCAGAAACTCAAAAAATATTTTAAAACGAACCCGCCCGCGCGTTTTGCCGTCGTCGGGGGCGCAAGCGCCAACCGTTACCTCCGCGGCGAACTCGAAAAAATTCTTGCCCCGTACAAGGCGGAGATGCTTGCGGCCGATTTGAGCTTTTGTTCGGACAACGCGGCCATGATCGGACGGATCGCGGTAGAACACTATCTGGGTGGGGAATGGACGGACTATCGTTCCCTGAGCGTTTCCCCCCGTACAAATCTGTAA
- the tpx gene encoding thiol peroxidase translates to MATTMLKGNVVNLAGNEVKVGDKAPQVTVVNSNGLADKVVGGATGKKQLIVAVPSLDTAVCATETRNFNKEAASLANVDLTIVSMDLPFAGGRFCTTEGIENVTVASDFRNKDFANAYGVLIADGVLAGVTCRAIFAVNEEGIVTYKEIVPEITAEPDYEAALAAVK, encoded by the coding sequence ATGGCAACAACAATGCTTAAAGGTAACGTCGTTAACCTTGCGGGTAACGAAGTAAAAGTCGGTGACAAAGCACCACAGGTAACGGTTGTAAACTCAAACGGTCTTGCAGACAAAGTAGTAGGCGGAGCAACAGGTAAAAAACAGCTGATCGTCGCGGTTCCTTCTCTCGACACTGCGGTATGTGCGACTGAAACACGCAATTTCAACAAAGAAGCGGCGTCATTGGCTAACGTTGACCTGACAATCGTATCGATGGACCTTCCGTTCGCCGGCGGTCGTTTCTGTACAACCGAGGGGATTGAAAACGTTACCGTTGCTTCTGACTTCCGTAACAAAGATTTCGCAAACGCATACGGTGTACTGATCGCTGACGGCGTTTTGGCAGGTGTTACATGCCGCGCAATCTTCGCCGTTAACGAAGAAGGGATCGTAACCTATAAAGAGATCGTTCCCGAAATCACTGCGGAACCCGATTACGAAGCTGCATTGGCTGCTGTGAAATAA
- a CDS encoding AMIN domain-containing protein: MKSSLLACILLFSPMVARENPFFAVTSPSQKVTSNLPENTPMLGAVSYNLPDEARLLKEISFTYQNADGSIEIRKIDINRAVDWHKPLVVSQGGKSAQIPTNAKTSSSGQLEFVQFSSTYKTLRLASGAPLMRHFALSNPNRIVLDFSYSKVFEKDQRAMNAAPYMGAEMTYHGKFARLSITLDGRYDYTLQQSGKNIIINCK; the protein is encoded by the coding sequence ATGAAATCATCACTTTTGGCCTGCATTCTCCTTTTTTCCCCGATGGTCGCCCGGGAAAATCCTTTTTTCGCCGTTACGTCCCCCTCGCAGAAAGTGACCTCCAACCTTCCAGAAAACACTCCGATGCTGGGAGCCGTAAGCTATAATCTTCCCGATGAGGCACGCCTGCTCAAGGAGATCTCGTTTACCTATCAAAATGCCGACGGCAGTATCGAAATCCGAAAAATAGACATTAACAGGGCTGTCGACTGGCACAAACCTCTTGTCGTCTCACAGGGAGGAAAGTCGGCGCAAATACCGACGAACGCCAAAACCTCCTCCTCGGGACAACTTGAATTCGTTCAGTTTTCAAGCACGTATAAAACCCTCAGACTGGCTTCGGGTGCACCGCTGATGCGTCATTTCGCCCTCAGCAACCCCAATCGCATCGTGCTTGATTTTTCCTATTCGAAGGTGTTTGAGAAAGACCAAAGGGCAATGAATGCAGCCCCCTACATGGGTGCGGAAATGACCTATCACGGAAAATTCGCCCGCTTGAGTATCACCCTTGACGGCCGTTACGACTACACATTGCAGCAGTCCGGTAAAAATATCATAATCAATTGCAAATAA
- the eno gene encoding phosphopyruvate hydratase, whose protein sequence is MIFIDEVSAIEVMDSRGNPTVKATVQLSDGTRESAIVPSGASTGKREALELRDNDSRYMGKGVLKAVENVNTQIADAIMGLSPYNQAVVDATMKELDGTENYSNLGANAVLGVSMAVARAAAKSLGIPLYRYLGGANAMVMPVPMLNIINGGSHADNSVDFQEYMIMPVGFADFSEGLRASAEVYHNLKKILKDRGANTALGDEGGFAPDLRNNEEPIEVIMEAISKAGYKAGEQIAIALDVASSELVCEGGYRLESEGRTLTSEEMVGYYEALCAKYPIVSIEDGLSEDDWAGWKILTDRLGGKVQLVGDDLFVTNANILAEGIAKGIGNAILIKPNQIGSVSETMLTVRLAQRNGYKCVMSHRSGESEDAFIADFAVALNCGEIKTGSTARGERTAKYNRLLEIENEIVYGEYLGNTLFN, encoded by the coding sequence ATGATTTTTATTGATGAAGTAAGTGCAATCGAGGTGATGGACTCCCGCGGGAATCCGACAGTTAAAGCAACCGTTCAGCTCAGCGACGGAACACGCGAAAGCGCGATCGTTCCCAGCGGTGCAAGTACCGGAAAACGTGAAGCGCTCGAACTGCGCGACAACGACAGCCGCTATATGGGTAAGGGGGTTCTCAAAGCGGTCGAGAACGTCAACACCCAGATCGCGGATGCGATCATGGGCCTTTCTCCCTACAATCAGGCGGTTGTCGATGCTACCATGAAAGAGCTTGACGGTACCGAGAACTATTCAAATCTCGGTGCCAATGCCGTTCTCGGCGTTTCCATGGCGGTAGCACGCGCTGCGGCAAAAAGCCTCGGTATTCCTCTCTACCGCTATCTGGGCGGTGCCAATGCAATGGTTATGCCCGTTCCGATGCTCAACATCATCAACGGCGGAAGCCACGCAGACAACAGCGTCGATTTCCAGGAATACATGATCATGCCCGTCGGCTTTGCCGATTTTTCCGAAGGGCTGCGCGCGTCAGCCGAAGTCTATCACAACCTCAAAAAGATCCTCAAAGACCGCGGTGCGAACACCGCGCTGGGCGATGAGGGCGGATTCGCACCCGATCTCAGAAATAACGAAGAGCCGATTGAAGTGATCATGGAAGCGATCAGCAAAGCGGGATACAAGGCGGGCGAACAAATCGCCATCGCTCTGGACGTCGCCAGTTCTGAACTCGTATGTGAGGGGGGTTATCGTCTCGAATCCGAAGGGCGCACCTTGACCTCCGAAGAGATGGTAGGATATTATGAAGCGCTTTGCGCCAAATACCCGATCGTCTCTATCGAAGACGGCCTGAGCGAAGACGACTGGGCCGGCTGGAAAATCTTGACTGACCGGCTGGGCGGCAAAGTGCAGCTTGTCGGGGACGACCTGTTCGTAACCAACGCCAACATACTCGCCGAGGGGATCGCCAAAGGGATCGGTAACGCGATCCTGATCAAGCCCAACCAGATCGGAAGCGTCTCCGAAACGATGCTGACCGTCCGCCTGGCGCAGCGCAACGGTTACAAATGCGTCATGTCACACCGTTCGGGTGAAAGCGAAGACGCCTTTATCGCCGATTTCGCGGTCGCGCTCAACTGCGGCGAAATCAAAACCGGATCAACGGCACGCGGCGAGCGTACGGCAAAATACAACCGTCTGCTCGAAATCGAAAACGAAATCGTCTACGGCGAATACCTGGGAAATACCCTTTTTAACTGA
- the recA gene encoding recombinase RecA, translating to MDPQKLKSLELAMKQIDKTFGKGTLMRLGDKEIEPISAISTGSIGLDLALGIGGVPEGRVVEIYGPESSGKTTLSLQITAECQKAGGVCAFIDAEHALDVNYAKNLGVDIENLLVSQPDYGEQALDIVETIARSGAVDLIVVDSVAALTPKVEIEGEMDDQQVGVQARLMSKALRKLTGVLHKMNCTIIFINQIRMKIGTMGYGSPETTTGGNALKFYASVRIDVRKIATLKQGESQIGNRVKAKVVKNKVAPPFRQAEFDIMFGEGISKEGELVDYGVKLDIIDKSGAWFSFEDVKLGQGRENVKQKFKEEPELAKKVEDKIKAAMGVNNIMAMDESEIGEVDE from the coding sequence ATGGATCCACAAAAACTCAAATCGCTTGAACTGGCGATGAAACAGATCGACAAAACGTTCGGAAAAGGGACGTTGATGCGTTTGGGCGACAAAGAGATCGAACCGATCAGCGCCATCAGCACCGGCTCGATCGGACTGGACCTGGCCCTGGGCATCGGCGGCGTCCCCGAAGGGCGCGTCGTCGAAATCTACGGACCGGAAAGTTCGGGTAAAACAACCCTGAGCCTGCAGATCACGGCGGAGTGCCAGAAAGCGGGAGGCGTGTGCGCTTTCATCGACGCGGAACACGCACTGGATGTCAATTACGCGAAAAACCTGGGAGTCGATATCGAGAATCTTCTCGTCTCCCAGCCCGATTACGGCGAGCAGGCGCTCGACATCGTCGAAACCATCGCCCGCAGCGGCGCGGTCGACCTGATCGTCGTCGACTCGGTGGCGGCACTCACTCCGAAAGTCGAGATCGAAGGGGAGATGGACGACCAGCAGGTGGGCGTTCAGGCCCGTCTGATGTCCAAAGCGCTGCGGAAACTCACGGGCGTTTTGCATAAAATGAACTGTACCATCATCTTTATCAACCAGATCCGGATGAAAATTGGAACGATGGGGTACGGTTCCCCCGAAACGACGACCGGCGGAAATGCGCTAAAATTTTACGCATCAGTCCGGATCGACGTACGGAAAATCGCCACCCTCAAACAGGGCGAGAGCCAGATCGGAAACCGCGTCAAAGCCAAGGTGGTCAAAAACAAAGTGGCTCCCCCGTTCCGGCAGGCGGAATTCGATATCATGTTCGGCGAAGGGATCTCCAAAGAAGGAGAACTCGTCGATTACGGCGTGAAGCTTGACATCATCGACAAAAGCGGTGCATGGTTCAGCTTCGAGGACGTCAAACTCGGCCAGGGACGCGAGAACGTGAAGCAGAAGTTCAAAGAAGAACCCGAACTGGCCAAAAAAGTCGAAGACAAAATTAAAGCCGCCATGGGTGTCAACAATATCATGGCGATGGATGAATCTGAAATAGGAGAGGTAGACGAATGA
- a CDS encoding menaquinone biosynthesis family protein has protein sequence MKKTVIAHSPDADDIFMYYAIKFGWVGKKDTVFENIALDIETLNTEALRGTYDVSAISFGLYPHIRNDYALLRTAVSFGQGYGPKLIRKKGTLLKKRFKVALSGKFTTNALLFRIAYPDAKIVYMNFLEIEQAVLAGEVDAGVLIHESILGYDESLEVERELWDVWCELAGSELPLPLGGMAIRRSLPLSSAIEYENLLTKAVKVARDHKDTLSRMLLERSLVRIDAPTLEKYLELYANDESITLSDLQYTAIEKLFELGHRHGFYDAAIDPKDYMIPLEYTELRYS, from the coding sequence GTGAAAAAAACGGTTATTGCCCACTCTCCCGACGCCGATGACATTTTTATGTACTACGCCATCAAATTCGGCTGGGTGGGAAAAAAAGATACCGTTTTCGAAAATATCGCGCTCGATATCGAGACCCTTAACACCGAAGCGCTTCGCGGAACATACGACGTCAGTGCGATCAGTTTCGGCCTCTACCCCCATATCCGAAACGATTACGCACTGCTTCGCACGGCTGTCAGTTTCGGTCAGGGATACGGTCCAAAGCTGATCCGGAAAAAAGGAACACTCCTCAAAAAGCGGTTCAAAGTCGCGCTCAGCGGGAAATTCACAACCAATGCACTGCTGTTTCGGATCGCCTACCCCGATGCCAAAATCGTGTATATGAACTTTCTGGAGATCGAGCAGGCGGTTTTGGCTGGAGAAGTGGATGCGGGGGTGCTCATCCACGAAAGTATTCTCGGTTACGATGAAAGTCTTGAAGTGGAACGGGAGTTGTGGGACGTCTGGTGCGAGCTTGCCGGTTCCGAACTGCCCCTTCCGCTGGGAGGAATGGCGATCCGGCGCTCATTGCCGCTGAGCAGCGCTATCGAATACGAAAATCTTTTGACCAAAGCGGTGAAGGTGGCCCGCGATCACAAGGACACCCTCTCGAGAATGCTTTTGGAGCGTTCTCTCGTGCGTATCGACGCCCCGACACTCGAAAAATACCTCGAACTCTACGCCAATGACGAGTCGATCACTCTGAGCGATCTCCAGTATACCGCGATTGAAAAGCTGTTCGAACTGGGACACCGGCACGGATTTTACGATGCGGCGATCGATCCGAAAGACTATATGATCCCCCTTGAATACACCGAATTGAGGTACTCGTAA
- the fliQ gene encoding flagellar biosynthesis protein FliQ, whose translation MQEELIGLGIETFKIALVLALPALLVGMFLGLAVSIFQATTQINEMTLSFIPKIIGIVIIVILTMPWMMNTMEDFTIRIFNMIPTFMQ comes from the coding sequence ATGCAGGAAGAGTTGATCGGGCTCGGAATCGAGACGTTCAAAATCGCACTGGTTTTGGCGTTGCCCGCATTGCTCGTGGGGATGTTCCTGGGACTGGCTGTAAGTATTTTCCAGGCGACGACCCAGATCAATGAAATGACCCTCAGCTTTATTCCCAAAATCATCGGAATTGTTATCATTGTCATCCTCACGATGCCCTGGATGATGAATACAATGGAAGATTTTACGATACGGATATTCAATATGATTCCGACCTTTATGCAATGA
- a CDS encoding UDP-N-acetylmuramate dehydrogenase, with translation MNFKTIDFSRFSSIRIGPVADVALIENDRVPQGRVIVGSANNLLVSPTPPPLMMLSKEYDFIRLEEDGLHIGAATPGGRVVSFCKKNDIAHFEYLSKLPGTLGGMIKMNAGLKEYEIFNHLIALRTQSGWKKKEEIAYGYRKTSIDEVVFEAVFEAFAGYSVERYDMFSRMRSNQPSDPSAGSCFKNPPGDYAGRLIEAVGLKGIRRGAMAFSEVHANFLVNYGGGTFDDALWLIGEAQKRVREQFGIELQCEVVILDTQN, from the coding sequence ATGAATTTCAAAACGATCGATTTTTCACGCTTCAGTTCCATTCGGATCGGTCCCGTCGCCGACGTAGCCCTGATCGAAAACGACCGTGTTCCGCAGGGGCGCGTCATCGTTGGCAGCGCCAACAACCTTCTCGTCTCGCCCACTCCTCCCCCCCTGATGATGCTCTCCAAGGAGTACGATTTTATCCGTCTGGAAGAGGACGGCCTCCATATCGGTGCGGCGACCCCGGGAGGAAGGGTTGTTTCGTTCTGCAAAAAAAACGACATCGCCCATTTCGAGTATCTCTCCAAGCTCCCCGGCACTTTAGGGGGGATGATCAAAATGAACGCGGGGCTCAAGGAATACGAAATTTTCAATCACCTGATTGCCCTGCGGACCCAAAGCGGATGGAAGAAAAAAGAGGAGATCGCGTACGGTTACCGCAAAACGTCCATCGACGAGGTCGTTTTTGAAGCGGTTTTCGAAGCGTTTGCGGGGTATTCGGTCGAGCGTTACGACATGTTCTCCCGGATGCGCTCGAACCAGCCCTCCGATCCGAGTGCGGGAAGCTGTTTTAAAAATCCCCCCGGCGACTACGCCGGCCGGCTGATCGAAGCGGTCGGCCTCAAGGGAATCCGGCGCGGTGCGATGGCGTTTAGCGAGGTTCACGCCAATTTTCTTGTCAACTACGGCGGGGGGACATTCGACGACGCCCTGTGGTTGATCGGTGAAGCCCAAAAACGGGTGAGGGAGCAATTCGGCATCGAATTGCAGTGTGAGGTCGTGATTTTAGACACGCAAAATTGA
- a CDS encoding recombinase family protein, whose amino-acid sequence MIVSYIRSDKDFDGVYEQLKLINGYADQKGLIIDEEMVDHTSQSKRLVERTEVVQFFRSLHDDTLIVYDVWALSSHIEDLVQMLSCLLKNGNTIKLVKPRIVIDRNSDTMVVLGLIDQLRQILQDDAKKGIGRPKGSKSSSKFDTHLEKIIDLLKERRSVSEIARILGVSRSSLKDYIESRELKEVVNGVFGDGNDEEAEATVIGTIRCPVIETSSKEV is encoded by the coding sequence ATGATCGTCAGTTACATTCGCTCCGACAAAGATTTTGACGGCGTTTACGAACAGCTAAAGCTGATTAACGGATACGCGGATCAGAAAGGATTAATCATTGACGAAGAGATGGTGGATCACACCTCTCAAAGCAAACGGCTGGTTGAACGCACCGAAGTCGTCCAGTTTTTCCGCTCGCTTCACGATGATACGCTGATTGTTTACGATGTGTGGGCATTAAGCAGCCATATCGAGGACCTGGTGCAGATGCTCAGTTGCCTTCTTAAAAACGGCAATACCATCAAGCTGGTAAAACCCAGAATCGTAATTGACCGCAATAGTGATACAATGGTGGTGTTGGGACTGATCGACCAGCTTCGTCAGATTTTACAAGACGATGCGAAAAAAGGGATCGGGCGTCCGAAAGGATCGAAGTCTTCATCGAAATTCGATACCCACCTTGAAAAAATCATCGATTTGCTTAAAGAGCGCCGGAGTGTCAGCGAAATCGCGCGTATTTTGGGAGTGAGCCGCAGTTCGCTCAAAGACTATATCGAGTCGCGTGAACTAAAAGAGGTCGTCAACGGTGTATTCGGCGACGGAAACGACGAAGAAGCCGAAGCCACGGTCATCGGGACGATACGTTGCCCGGTAATAGAAACAAGCTCAAAGGAGGTTTAA
- the ccoG gene encoding cytochrome c oxidase accessory protein CcoG translates to MSETTNPQGKEYLAGWTPWRIKRYWFYGLVTVLSLVIPWIQIDGNHLFLLSFDKLKLHLMFVQFDMQELYLMPFLLMILFIGIFGITVLGGRVFCGWMCPQTIFRVVYRDLIETKLLGLRKRIKNKQQEPDYSKVENKIKRVVALLLWTGLAFVAAADLMWYFVPPEDFFAYIQNPAEHPVLIGSILVIVGFLVYDVIFLKENFCVYVCPYSRIQSVLYDEDTVMAIYNPNRGGDIYNESKEKVFTKQNDLLSVNPNAECTTCESCVTVCPTHIDIRKGLQLECINCLECVDACTEVMGKLGKPTLVEWSSEKETLFRKGKTDYFRPKILGYIAVLVIVSIVLAMMGSKKEYMLLNINKENRLYSINQTEDGKVRVDNAYTFLLQNTLNEDHEYYFDVIAPAGMEGKIKIDQPAKPFKVKPGVVKKKVVVLYTEETLVNDDRKDTVIPITIRAYAIDAKDKVIVDRQSTFTFPRADLLK, encoded by the coding sequence ATGAGCGAAACAACAAACCCGCAAGGGAAGGAATATTTGGCAGGGTGGACGCCCTGGCGCATCAAACGGTACTGGTTCTACGGTCTGGTGACCGTTTTGTCTCTGGTCATTCCGTGGATCCAAATCGACGGCAACCATCTTTTTTTGCTCAGCTTCGACAAACTCAAGCTTCACCTGATGTTTGTGCAGTTCGACATGCAAGAGCTTTATCTGATGCCGTTTTTGCTGATGATTCTTTTTATCGGTATTTTCGGTATCACGGTACTGGGAGGACGGGTGTTCTGCGGATGGATGTGTCCCCAGACGATTTTCCGCGTCGTGTACCGCGACCTGATCGAGACGAAACTGCTCGGTCTGCGCAAACGGATTAAAAACAAGCAGCAAGAGCCCGATTATTCGAAAGTAGAAAACAAGATCAAGCGGGTAGTGGCACTGTTGCTTTGGACGGGTCTGGCATTCGTCGCCGCCGCCGATTTGATGTGGTATTTCGTACCGCCTGAAGATTTCTTTGCCTATATCCAGAACCCGGCCGAGCATCCCGTACTGATCGGATCGATCCTCGTCATTGTCGGCTTCTTGGTGTATGACGTTATTTTTCTCAAGGAAAATTTCTGTGTCTACGTTTGTCCGTATTCACGCATCCAGTCGGTTCTCTACGATGAAGACACCGTAATGGCGATCTATAACCCTAACCGCGGCGGTGACATCTATAATGAGAGTAAAGAAAAAGTCTTTACCAAACAAAACGATCTTCTGAGTGTCAACCCGAATGCGGAATGTACGACGTGTGAGAGCTGCGTCACCGTATGTCCGACCCACATCGACATCCGTAAAGGGCTTCAGCTGGAGTGTATCAACTGTCTCGAATGCGTCGACGCCTGTACCGAAGTGATGGGGAAACTGGGCAAACCGACACTGGTCGAATGGTCAAGCGAAAAAGAGACCCTATTCCGGAAGGGGAAAACCGACTATTTCCGTCCGAAAATTCTTGGATACATCGCCGTCTTGGTGATCGTCAGCATCGTTTTGGCGATGATGGGAAGTAAAAAAGAGTACATGCTCCTCAACATTAACAAAGAAAACCGTCTGTATTCGATCAATCAGACCGAAGATGGGAAAGTCCGGGTCGACAACGCCTATACATTCCTGCTGCAGAACACGCTGAACGAGGATCACGAATATTATTTCGACGTCATCGCTCCGGCGGGAATGGAAGGGAAGATCAAGATCGATCAGCCGGCAAAACCGTTTAAAGTCAAACCGGGCGTCGTCAAGAAAAAAGTCGTGGTGCTCTATACCGAAGAGACTCTTGTCAACGACGACCGCAAAGATACGGTGATTCCGATTACGATCCGCGCGTACGCCATCGATGCAAAAGACAAAGTGATCGTCGACCGTCAGTCGACGTTTACCTTCCCCCGCGCCGATCTCCTCAAATAA
- the purM gene encoding phosphoribosylformylglycinamidine cyclo-ligase, translating into MSQISYKDAGVDIDAGNSFVENIKPLVKSTAVPGVLGGIGSFAGAFELPAGYKEPVMLAATDGVGTKLKLAIDSGIHNTVGIDLVAMCVNDLICNFGTPSFFLDYYATGKLDVAAATAVVGGIAEGCRQAECALIGGETAEMPGMYHSDDYDLAGFAVGIGEKSELDRTDKVAAGDVLIALPSSGLHSNGFSLARKVLLEKMGMKFDDEFEGKSLIETLLTPTRIYVKTFKANKDKIQALAHITGGGIVENLPRVLPEGLRAVIDESSIRVLPIFELIGQHVERSEMFRAFNMGVGMILVVRPENVDAVLANTDGYVIGKLEEGKREAVLV; encoded by the coding sequence ATGAGCCAAATCAGCTACAAAGATGCCGGTGTCGATATCGATGCGGGCAACAGCTTCGTCGAAAACATCAAACCGCTGGTCAAATCGACCGCCGTTCCCGGAGTTCTCGGGGGGATCGGATCGTTCGCGGGTGCTTTCGAACTGCCTGCAGGATACAAAGAACCGGTCATGCTCGCCGCAACGGACGGTGTCGGTACGAAACTCAAACTCGCCATCGATTCGGGAATCCATAACACCGTCGGGATCGACCTCGTCGCCATGTGCGTCAACGACCTCATCTGTAACTTCGGAACTCCTTCGTTTTTCCTCGATTACTATGCGACGGGTAAACTCGATGTGGCTGCCGCCACTGCGGTCGTCGGCGGTATCGCGGAAGGATGCCGCCAGGCCGAATGTGCCCTCATCGGCGGCGAAACGGCCGAAATGCCGGGGATGTACCATTCAGACGACTACGACCTCGCCGGATTTGCCGTCGGTATCGGAGAAAAAAGCGAACTCGACCGGACCGATAAAGTAGCTGCGGGAGACGTTCTTATCGCGCTGCCAAGTTCGGGGCTCCATTCCAACGGCTTCTCGCTCGCACGCAAGGTACTGCTGGAAAAAATGGGGATGAAATTCGACGATGAGTTCGAGGGCAAATCCCTCATCGAAACCCTTCTCACCCCTACGCGCATCTACGTCAAAACGTTCAAGGCCAACAAGGACAAAATCCAGGCCCTCGCCCACATCACGGGAGGCGGTATCGTCGAGAACCTCCCCCGCGTCCTTCCCGAGGGGCTGCGCGCCGTGATCGACGAATCCTCGATCCGCGTTCTCCCTATTTTCGAACTAATCGGCCAGCATGTCGAACGTTCCGAAATGTTCCGCGCGTTCAACATGGGGGTCGGAATGATCCTCGTCGTCCGTCCGGAAAACGTCGATGCCGTCCTTGCCAACACCGACGGATATGTCATCGGAAAACTCGAAGAGGGCAAACGCGAAGCGGTCCTCGTCTGA
- a CDS encoding phosphoribosylaminoimidazole synthetase produces the protein MCAEKIQRFLMAIVLTVAMVLFMNGQLQWAVIIQSFVILMVLVWALTDFCPSIWMFRKIFGSCDKKD, from the coding sequence ATGTGTGCAGAAAAAATTCAGCGTTTCCTGATGGCCATCGTCCTGACCGTGGCTATGGTGCTCTTCATGAACGGCCAGCTTCAATGGGCGGTTATCATCCAGAGCTTCGTAATTTTGATGGTCCTGGTTTGGGCATTGACCGATTTTTGTCCTTCGATCTGGATGTTCCGGAAAATCTTCGGATCGTGCGATAAAAAAGATTAA